One genomic window of Fusarium fujikuroi IMI 58289 draft genome, chromosome FFUJ_chr01 includes the following:
- a CDS encoding probable 1,4-Benzoquinone reductase has product MAPKIAIVYYSMYGHIKQLAEAEKAGIEKAGGSADLFQVPETLPEDVLAKMHAPPKPTDVPTLDDPSVLEGYDAFLLGIPTRYGNFPAQWKAFWDKTGKQWASGGFWGKMAGIFVSTASQGGGQETTAQNAISTLTHHGIIYVPFGYAKAFGVLTDLSEVRGGSAWGAGTFAGGDGSRQPSAKELELAQIQGENFYQTVANSQAKAAPEVASNTNKPAEAEKDTTAPKQENKGPQELKEVKEGPCGLPAKCVVQ; this is encoded by the exons atggctccCAAGATCGCTATCGTCTAC TACTCCATGTACGGCCACATCAAGCAGCTGgccgaggctgagaaggccgGTATTGAGAAGGCCGGCGGCTCTGCCGACCTCTTCCAGGTCCCCGAGACCCTCCCCGAGGATGTCCTCGCCAAGATGCACGCTCCTCCCAAGCCCACCGATGTCCCTACCCTCGACGACCCCTCCGTCCTTGAGGGCTACGAtgctttccttcttggtaTCCCCACCCGTTACGGAAACTTCCCCGCCCAGTGGAAGGCTTTCTGGGACAAGACTGGCAAGCAGTGGGCTTCTGGTGGTTTCTGGGGCAAGATGGCCGGTATCTTCGTCTCTACCGCCTCCCAGGGTGGTGGTCAAGAGACCACTGCTCAGAACGCTATCTCCACCCTCACTCACCACGGCATCATCTATGTCCCCTTCGGTTACGCCAAGGCTTTCGGTGTTCTGACTGATCTCTCTGAGGTTCGTGGTGGCAGTGCCTGGGGCGCTGGTACCTTCGCTGGTGGTGACGGTTCTCGCCAGCCCTCtgccaaggagctcgagCTTGCTCAGATCCAGGGAGAGAACTTCTACCAGACCGTTGCCAA cagccaagccaaggctgcGCCTGAGGTGGCATCGAACACCAACAAGCCTGCCGAGGCTGAAAAGGATACCACTGCTCCCAAACAAGAGAACAAGGGACCCCAAGAGCTTAAGGAGGTCAAGGAGGGACCTTGTGGACTGCCAGCCAAGTGCGTAGTCCAATAG